From Tiliqua scincoides isolate rTilSci1 chromosome 2, rTilSci1.hap2, whole genome shotgun sequence, the proteins below share one genomic window:
- the LOC136641468 gene encoding major histocompatibility complex class I-related gene protein-like, producing the protein MSLIVLMMCDGCYLLGARAVVRGAEAAPRPAPALALRDRDGARRPASAPDCPPPRLPAGSASHSLRYFGTAVSEPGPGLPAFVAVGCVDGQVHQMYDSDTKRVRPVAHWMEKVTREDPQYWEQQTDMTRVSEAVFRADVQNLMERYNQSGGLHTWQSVCGCEVSEGAPRGGQVRYSYDGRDFIALDPMTLTWTAADAVAQLTKAEWEAEPANVQAWKAFLEELCPEWLQKYLRYGAETLQRKEPPVVKVTRKDSQQGLETLLCRAHGFYPKEINVTWRKDGKVRQEDAFHGVVSPNPDGTYYTGLSIEIDPKERSRYQCHVEHDGLQDPLDVAVKESVPVWLIAVGVILGVLGVLSVAGVVFYVKALRETYLKNCS; encoded by the exons ATGTCGCTTATTGTCTTGATGATGTGTGATGGGTGTTATCTACT CGGGGCCCGGGCGGTCGTGCGAGGGGCAGAGGCTGCGCCCCGTCCTGCCCCCGCACTCGCCCTCCGCGACCGGGACGGAGCCCGCAGGCCGGCGAGCGCCCCTGACTGCCCCCCGCCCCGTCTGCCCGCAGGCTCGGCGTCGCACTCGCTGCGCTACTTCGGCACGGCGGTGTCTGAGCCCGGCCCGGGGCTGCCCGCGTTCGTGGCCGTGGGCTGCGTGGACGGGCAGGTCCACCAGATGTATGACAGCGACACGAAGCGGGTGAGGCCTGTGGCGCATTGGATGGAGAAGGTGACCCGGGAGGACCCCCAGTACTGGGAGCAGCAGACGGACATGACCCGGGTCTCGGAGGCGGTCTTCAGAGCGGACGTGCAGAACTTAATGGAGCGCTACAACCAGAGCGGAG GACTCCACACTTGGCAGAGCGTATGCGGCTGCGAGGTGAGCGAGGGCGCGCCCCGCGGAGGGCAAGTCCGGTACTCCTACGACGGGCGGGACTTCATCGCCTTGGACCCGATGACGCTCACCTGGACGGCGGCAGACGCAGTAGCCCAGCTCACCAAGGCGGAGTGGGAGGCCGAGCCGGCCAACGTCCAGGCCTGGAAGGCCTTCCTGGAGGAGCTGTGCCCGGAGTGGCTGCAGAAGTACCTACGCTACGGGGCGGAGACCCTGCAGAGGAaag AGCCCCCCGTAGTAAAGGTGACACGTAAGGACAGCCAGCAGGGCTTGGAGACCCTCCTGTGCCGGGCCCACGGCTTCTACCCCAAGGAGATCAATgtcacctggaggaaggatgggaaggTCAGGCAGGAGGACGCGTTCCATGGGGTTGTCAGCCCCAACCCGGATGGAACTTACTACACCGGGCTGAGCATTGAGATTGATCCCAAGGAGAGGAGCCGCTACCAGTGCCATGTGGAACATGATGGGCTGCAGGACCCTCTGGATGTGGCCGTGAAGGAGTCTG TGCCTGTTTGGCTCATTGCTGTGGGAGTCATCCTGGGGGTCCTGGGGGTCCTGAGTGTGGCTGGAGTCGTTTTCTACGTCA AAGCGCTGAGGGAGACTTACCTGAAGAACTGCTCCTGA